From the Stigmatella erecta genome, one window contains:
- a CDS encoding CotH kinase family protein translates to MRHLRPFLFLLVALVYGCGDTGSGSLPPYVNPPPAAGEPGPGTPVTPPTDPPTSPDPLEPQQPQQPQEPQEPPAPPEVERRFELPPVQTALPEYELLIPQEAMEKFAADPWTPEQDAVFVSGGQRYNVKVRLRGASARFFVKKSWNVSFEKNAPFQGRTSLNLVAEYADATLLAEKISFDLLAAMRVPASKATFVRVTVNGVYQGPFLDIEQVNKAFLAAHDFSDDDASIYRCGWKDCEFKTVKVPYQGNWAKKTNEKENDNALPAVLDVINHTPEPQFASTLEQHLEVEGFLRSMVLDALMSNNYVEDSESYFIHDRVTKRWVYVPWDLNNVDARWWYESTLDNRPLVNHPLFGFTLTDTWTQKMYDRRKNEPSYPGYLPVFSNLGTRVVMNPELNARLTARLRKALDEVFTPEVMNPYIDALHARVDAAMKEDPFMDYAKFTAGKPFLRNFVAQRRQFILSELTRHGARKPTLVIEEFDPRAGVIVLGNRGTQAVSLAGKTLTTQLRVSLASLVTAPTGTVLPAVTLAPGETRRFTAPELGLTFPEKGEIGLFDGTSVVGVFDLMFYGPLPYGQRYLHGPNGWEAR, encoded by the coding sequence ATGAGACACCTCAGGCCGTTTCTCTTCCTCCTCGTGGCGCTCGTCTACGGCTGCGGTGACACCGGTTCTGGCAGCCTACCGCCTTACGTGAACCCGCCTCCCGCCGCCGGGGAGCCCGGTCCCGGGACGCCCGTCACGCCGCCCACGGATCCGCCCACCTCGCCGGACCCCCTGGAGCCGCAGCAGCCGCAGCAGCCCCAGGAGCCCCAGGAGCCGCCCGCGCCGCCCGAGGTGGAGCGCCGCTTCGAGCTGCCGCCGGTGCAGACGGCCCTGCCGGAGTACGAGCTGCTCATCCCGCAGGAGGCGATGGAGAAGTTCGCGGCCGATCCGTGGACGCCCGAGCAGGACGCGGTCTTCGTCAGCGGGGGCCAGCGCTACAACGTGAAGGTGCGCCTGCGGGGCGCCTCCGCCCGCTTCTTCGTCAAGAAGAGCTGGAACGTGAGCTTCGAGAAGAACGCCCCCTTCCAGGGGCGCACCTCGCTCAACCTCGTGGCCGAGTATGCCGATGCCACCCTGCTGGCGGAGAAGATCAGCTTCGACTTGCTGGCCGCGATGCGCGTGCCCGCCTCGAAGGCCACCTTCGTGCGCGTCACGGTCAACGGCGTCTACCAGGGGCCCTTCCTCGACATCGAGCAGGTGAACAAGGCCTTCCTCGCCGCGCATGACTTCAGCGATGACGACGCCTCCATCTACCGCTGCGGCTGGAAGGACTGCGAGTTCAAGACGGTGAAGGTGCCCTACCAGGGCAACTGGGCGAAGAAGACGAACGAGAAGGAGAACGACAACGCGCTGCCCGCGGTGCTCGACGTCATCAACCACACGCCCGAGCCGCAGTTCGCCTCCACCCTGGAGCAGCACCTGGAGGTGGAGGGGTTCCTGCGCTCCATGGTGCTCGATGCGCTGATGTCCAACAACTACGTGGAGGACTCGGAGAGCTACTTCATCCACGACCGGGTGACGAAGCGCTGGGTGTACGTGCCCTGGGACTTGAACAACGTGGATGCGCGCTGGTGGTACGAGAGCACGCTCGACAACCGGCCGCTCGTCAACCACCCGCTCTTCGGCTTCACCCTCACGGACACGTGGACGCAGAAGATGTACGACCGGCGCAAGAACGAGCCGAGCTACCCGGGCTACCTGCCGGTGTTCTCCAACCTGGGCACCCGCGTGGTGATGAACCCCGAGCTCAACGCGCGGCTCACCGCCCGCCTGCGCAAGGCGCTCGACGAAGTCTTCACCCCGGAGGTGATGAACCCGTACATCGACGCGCTCCACGCGCGGGTCGATGCCGCCATGAAGGAAGACCCCTTCATGGACTACGCGAAGTTCACCGCGGGCAAGCCCTTCCTGCGCAACTTCGTCGCCCAGCGCCGGCAGTTCATCCTCTCGGAGCTCACCCGCCACGGCGCCCGGAAGCCTACGCTCGTCATCGAGGAGTTCGATCCGCGCGCGGGCGTCATCGTCCTGGGCAACCGGGGCACGCAGGCCGTGTCCCTGGCGGGCAAGACGCTGACCACCCAGCTCCGGGTGAGCCTCGCCAGCCTGGTGACGGCGCCCACGGGCACGGTGCTGCCCGCGGTCACGCTGGCACCCGGGGAGACCCGGCGCTTCACCGCCCCGGAGCTGGGGCTGACGTTCCCCGAGAAGGGCGAGATTGGCCTCTTCGACGGGACGAGCGTGGTGGGCGTGTTCGACCTGATGTTCTACGGGCCCCTGCCCTACGGCCAGCGCTACCTCCACGGCCCGAACGGCTGGGAGGCGCGCTGA
- a CDS encoding DUF4476 domain-containing protein, with translation MEMNVHVDEDGMPSSQIRMQVPDADGNMQEMRVKGGGMRMEVKVKGDPGAPPPARREVVQEEVVEEQHSSRRRPRPPAEPVFRDCGTGRDPGCDMARDGQYAMDAETYRGFMTALKSQANEISRQEMAEKMLKRQYLTAAQYGQVLDLFVNEISRLEVATFAARRVVNPQHALGFASKWRNSISSEEYTEMIAEQQP, from the coding sequence ATGGAGATGAACGTTCATGTCGATGAGGACGGCATGCCCTCCTCGCAGATCCGCATGCAGGTGCCGGACGCGGACGGCAACATGCAGGAGATGCGGGTGAAGGGCGGCGGCATGCGCATGGAGGTGAAGGTGAAGGGCGATCCGGGCGCGCCGCCGCCGGCCCGCCGGGAGGTGGTGCAGGAGGAGGTGGTGGAGGAGCAGCACTCCTCGCGCCGCCGCCCGCGGCCCCCCGCCGAGCCCGTGTTCCGGGACTGTGGCACGGGAAGAGACCCGGGCTGCGACATGGCGCGGGATGGCCAGTACGCCATGGACGCGGAGACCTACCGGGGCTTCATGACGGCGCTCAAGTCCCAGGCCAACGAGATCTCCCGTCAGGAGATGGCCGAGAAGATGCTCAAGCGCCAGTACCTCACGGCGGCCCAGTACGGCCAGGTGTTGGATCTCTTCGTGAATGAAATCTCCCGCCTGGAGGTGGCCACCTTCGCCGCGCGCCGCGTGGTCAACCCGCAGCACGCCCTGGGCTTCGCCTCCAAGTGGCGCAACTCCATCTCCAGCGAGGAGTACACGGAGATGATTGCCGAGCAGCAGCCGTAA